From a region of the uncultured Draconibacterium sp. genome:
- a CDS encoding DNA topoisomerase 3 gives MIVCIAEKPSVAKEIAQVIGAGSRRDGYYEGNGYQVTWTFGHFCTLWPPEDYDSKWKRWDLQTLPMLPKRFETKVMTGDGGVTKQFNTIKSLLDKAEQVINCGDAGQEGELIQRWVMKEAGYKGEVKRLWISSLTNEAIKTGFQKLEPAEKFDHLYYAGSSRAIGDWLLGMNATRLYTLKYGGYKQVLSIGRVQTPTLAMLVTRHYEIENFNPEPYWELQTTYRETVFSNTEGKFFKKEDGEKLLNQVLGKDLYITEVEKKDGQEYAPKLFDLTSLQVHCNTRFGLTADETLKTVQRLYEMKVVTYPRVDTTFLPNDQYSKIPGILKGLKSYSELAQPLLAKKIRKSTKIFNDKKVTDHHAIIPTGEEKLLGGNEKKVYDAIARRFLAAFYPDCKVAKTQVKAEVDTVQFVATGKQILQPGWRVVFQDENSKSGDGDTILPVFEKGEHGPHEPSFTEKETKPPRYYTEASLLRAMETAGKNVDDDELRDLMKANGIGRPSTRAAIIETLFRRKYIERQKKQIHPTKVGIQLIDIIHNELLKSAELTGQWEKRLRDIEQGEYSASKFIYEMKRMVYDLVVEVMRDRSSVKLAAPEPEKKAKGKRAKAKGQKAVDTGSAEMTCPKCSEGKVLKGKNAYGCNRWKEGCDFRLPFVFMEKKLTDKQVERLLKKGATTKLKGFKMGDKKVEGILQLTQDCNVEFVDKSPAEKKTADTTPKCPKCGGAIIKGKTAYGCSNWKEGCDFKFSFEAIREKAAGRKLTKELVLEIIQG, from the coding sequence ATGATTGTTTGTATTGCAGAGAAACCAAGTGTTGCCAAAGAAATCGCCCAGGTGATAGGGGCAGGTTCGCGAAGAGATGGTTATTACGAGGGAAATGGTTATCAGGTAACCTGGACCTTTGGTCATTTCTGTACGCTGTGGCCGCCCGAGGACTACGACTCGAAGTGGAAACGCTGGGATTTGCAAACACTGCCCATGTTGCCCAAACGTTTCGAAACCAAAGTGATGACTGGCGACGGTGGGGTGACGAAACAATTCAATACCATTAAAAGCTTACTGGATAAAGCCGAACAGGTGATTAACTGTGGTGATGCCGGACAAGAGGGAGAGCTTATTCAACGCTGGGTGATGAAAGAAGCCGGTTACAAAGGCGAAGTGAAACGATTGTGGATTTCATCGCTAACTAACGAAGCTATAAAAACCGGTTTTCAGAAACTAGAACCGGCAGAAAAATTTGATCATCTGTATTATGCTGGTAGCTCACGCGCTATTGGTGACTGGCTGCTGGGAATGAATGCCACACGTTTGTACACGCTGAAATATGGTGGTTACAAACAGGTTTTGTCCATCGGGCGGGTGCAAACGCCAACGTTGGCGATGCTGGTAACGCGCCATTACGAAATCGAGAATTTTAACCCCGAACCTTACTGGGAGTTGCAAACCACTTATCGCGAAACGGTTTTTAGCAATACCGAAGGAAAGTTCTTTAAAAAGGAAGACGGAGAAAAACTGCTGAACCAGGTTTTGGGTAAGGATTTGTACATTACCGAAGTTGAAAAGAAAGACGGACAGGAATATGCGCCGAAACTTTTCGACCTTACCAGTTTGCAGGTGCATTGTAATACGCGTTTTGGATTAACGGCAGACGAAACCCTGAAGACCGTACAGCGTTTGTACGAAATGAAAGTAGTTACTTATCCGCGTGTTGATACCACTTTCTTGCCCAACGATCAGTATTCTAAAATACCCGGAATTTTAAAGGGACTAAAAAGTTATAGTGAGTTGGCGCAGCCATTGTTGGCAAAGAAAATCCGAAAGTCGACCAAAATTTTTAACGATAAAAAAGTTACCGATCACCATGCGATTATTCCAACAGGTGAAGAAAAATTGCTGGGCGGTAACGAAAAAAAGGTTTACGATGCCATTGCGCGACGTTTTCTGGCTGCGTTTTATCCCGACTGTAAGGTTGCAAAAACACAGGTAAAGGCTGAAGTTGATACGGTTCAGTTTGTAGCCACAGGGAAACAAATTCTGCAACCCGGTTGGCGTGTTGTTTTTCAGGATGAGAATTCGAAGAGTGGTGACGGCGATACTATTCTGCCTGTTTTTGAGAAAGGAGAACACGGGCCGCACGAGCCGTCGTTTACCGAAAAAGAAACAAAACCACCGCGTTATTACACCGAAGCTTCGTTGCTACGTGCCATGGAAACTGCCGGAAAAAATGTTGACGACGATGAGTTGCGGGATTTGATGAAAGCGAATGGTATCGGGCGACCGTCGACACGTGCAGCAATTATCGAAACCTTGTTCCGACGCAAATATATCGAGCGACAGAAAAAGCAGATACATCCTACAAAAGTAGGAATTCAGCTAATTGACATCATTCATAATGAACTATTAAAATCGGCAGAATTAACCGGACAGTGGGAAAAACGGTTGCGTGACATTGAGCAGGGAGAATACAGCGCTTCGAAGTTTATTTACGAGATGAAACGTATGGTTTACGATCTGGTCGTAGAGGTGATGCGCGATCGCAGCTCGGTAAAACTGGCTGCACCGGAACCGGAAAAGAAAGCCAAAGGTAAAAGAGCAAAGGCAAAAGGGCAAAAGGCAGTTGATACCGGCAGTGCAGAAATGACCTGCCCGAAATGCTCGGAGGGGAAAGTGTTGAAAGGTAAAAATGCTTATGGATGCAACCGTTGGAAAGAGGGTTGTGATTTCAGGCTGCCTTTCGTTTTTATGGAGAAAAAGCTCACCGATAAACAGGTTGAGCGCTTGCTGAAGAAAGGTGCCACCACAAAACTCAAAGGTTTTAAAATGGGTGACAAAAAGGTGGAAGGTATTCTGCAGCTTACCCAAGATTGTAATGTGGAGTTTGTGGATAAATCTCCGGCTGAAAAGAAAACTGCTGATACAACACCCAAATGCCCCAAATGTGGCGGGGCAATTATAAAAGGCAAAACCGCTTATGGTTGCAGCAATTGGAAAGAGGGCTGTGATTTTAAATTCTCGTTTGAAGCCATTCGCGAAAAAGCTGCAGGACGCAAATTGACAAAAGAGCTGGTGCTGGAAATAATACAGGGTTAA
- a CDS encoding thioredoxin family protein, with protein MYHGTKLPYLGTKPSYQSTRLSYFGNYLSYAGTKGKYQGNDSWYQSTDSSYPPIKQFALKILYVVKGDRIMAFTLEIGKKAIGFDLPATDGSSYSLESFKDSKYLVVFFTCNHCPYVINSDEVTRKTAERFKPLGVEFVGINSNSKNTYEEDDFDHMVERMKEHQFPWKYLYDESQEIALAYGALRTPHFYVFDENRELVYTGRGVDSPRDPSKIKVNDLANALEELTSGKEISVPVTNPIGCNVKWDGKEKHWMPADACDLVW; from the coding sequence TTGTACCACGGTACCAAGCTTCCGTACCTCGGTACGAAGCCTTCGTACCAAAGTACCAGGCTTTCGTACTTCGGTAATTATCTTTCGTACGCGGGTACCAAAGGCAAGTACCAGGGTAATGATTCCTGGTACCAAAGTACGGATTCTTCGTACCCACCGATTAAACAATTTGCACTCAAAATTCTTTATGTAGTAAAAGGAGATAGAATTATGGCATTTACACTCGAAATAGGAAAAAAGGCAATCGGTTTTGATCTTCCGGCTACCGACGGAAGCAGCTATTCATTGGAAAGTTTTAAGGACTCGAAATATTTGGTGGTGTTTTTTACTTGTAATCACTGCCCGTATGTGATAAACAGCGATGAAGTTACCCGAAAAACAGCTGAGCGTTTTAAGCCGCTGGGCGTGGAGTTTGTTGGAATTAACTCGAACAGTAAAAATACTTACGAAGAGGATGATTTCGACCACATGGTGGAACGGATGAAAGAACACCAATTTCCGTGGAAATATTTATATGACGAGTCGCAGGAAATTGCGTTGGCTTATGGTGCACTGCGAACTCCACACTTTTATGTTTTTGATGAAAACCGCGAATTGGTTTACACGGGAAGGGGAGTTGACAGTCCTCGCGATCCATCAAAAATAAAGGTGAACGATCTTGCTAATGCCCTGGAAGAGTTAACCAGTGGAAAAGAAATTTCTGTTCCGGTAACCAACCCTATTGGCTGCAATGTAAAATGGGATGGCAAAGAAAAACACTGGATGCCGGCCGATGCCTGTGATTTGGTTTGGTAG
- the ligA gene encoding NAD-dependent DNA ligase LigA: MSSEQDLQRIKDLQAELAEHNYKYYVLAQPSISDFDFDMKLKELERLEKQYNINDPNSPTQRVGSDLSSDFQQVTHKYNMLSLSNAYSQEELKDFDSRIQKIIGTDDFEYVCELKFDGSSISLTYENGELVRAVTRGDGVKGDDVTANVRTIQSVPLKLRGNDYPDSFEIRGEILMPFDVFNNLNAELEKAGEPLLANPRNTAAGTLKMKNSSIVASRKLDAYLYYVLGENLPEDGHYESLQKAREWGFKISEHTHLCKNIDEVFAFIEKWDTERFSLPVATDGVVIKLNSRRLQKNLGFTAKSPRWAIAYKFKAESVATILKSVSYQVGRTGAVTPVANLEPVLIAGTIVKRASLHNADIINNLDLHIDDTVFVEKGGEIIPKITGVDPAKRHPMFQRVQFIESCPECGTKLIRKEGEAAHYCPNEDACPPQIKGKMEHFVSRKAMDIDGIGQETIELLYNEGLAKNITQLYQLQKEQLLNLERMADKSAQRILDGLEASKEVPFERVLFALGIRFVGETVAKTLVKKLHTIENIQQQTKEQLVEIDEIGDRIAESVVEWFSNEEHLQFIENLKEYGLQFAISEDQLEGQTNKLEGLSIVISGTFEQHSRDELKKLIEQNGGKNVGSISKKTSYMLAGSNVGPSKLQKVEKLGIPMISEEDFLKMIE; the protein is encoded by the coding sequence ATGAGCAGCGAACAGGATTTACAACGAATTAAAGATTTGCAGGCCGAACTGGCCGAACACAACTATAAATACTACGTACTGGCGCAACCATCAATCAGCGATTTTGATTTCGATATGAAATTAAAAGAGCTGGAGCGCCTTGAGAAACAATACAATATTAACGACCCGAATTCGCCTACACAGCGCGTTGGGAGCGATTTAAGCTCCGATTTTCAGCAGGTTACACACAAGTACAATATGTTGTCGTTGTCAAACGCCTACTCGCAGGAAGAGCTAAAAGATTTCGACAGCCGTATTCAAAAAATTATAGGGACTGATGATTTTGAATATGTTTGTGAGTTAAAGTTTGATGGCTCATCGATTAGCCTTACCTATGAAAATGGGGAACTGGTGCGCGCCGTTACCCGTGGTGATGGAGTGAAAGGCGACGATGTAACTGCTAATGTGCGCACTATTCAATCGGTACCTTTAAAATTGCGCGGCAACGATTATCCGGATAGTTTTGAGATTCGTGGCGAAATATTAATGCCTTTCGATGTTTTCAATAATTTGAATGCAGAACTGGAAAAAGCAGGCGAGCCTTTGCTGGCCAATCCCAGAAATACCGCTGCCGGAACACTGAAAATGAAAAACTCTTCGATTGTAGCTTCCCGAAAACTGGATGCCTATTTGTATTACGTACTTGGCGAAAATTTGCCGGAAGACGGACATTACGAAAGTTTGCAAAAGGCACGCGAGTGGGGCTTTAAAATCTCAGAACATACTCATCTTTGCAAAAATATTGACGAAGTTTTCGCTTTTATTGAGAAATGGGACACCGAACGATTTTCGCTCCCGGTGGCCACCGATGGTGTTGTAATAAAATTAAACTCACGTCGCCTGCAAAAAAACCTCGGTTTTACCGCCAAGTCGCCGCGCTGGGCCATTGCTTATAAATTTAAAGCAGAAAGTGTTGCCACTATTTTAAAATCGGTTTCTTACCAGGTAGGAAGAACAGGTGCCGTTACGCCGGTGGCTAATCTCGAGCCGGTTCTTATTGCCGGAACCATTGTAAAACGGGCGTCGCTGCACAATGCCGATATTATTAACAACCTGGATCTGCACATCGATGACACGGTTTTTGTGGAAAAAGGTGGTGAGATCATTCCGAAAATTACCGGTGTTGATCCGGCCAAACGACATCCGATGTTTCAGCGGGTGCAGTTTATTGAGTCGTGCCCCGAGTGCGGAACAAAGCTAATTCGAAAAGAAGGTGAAGCCGCTCATTATTGTCCGAATGAAGATGCCTGTCCGCCACAAATAAAAGGTAAAATGGAGCATTTTGTGAGCCGCAAAGCCATGGATATTGACGGAATCGGACAGGAAACGATTGAACTGTTGTACAATGAAGGATTGGCTAAAAATATTACCCAACTCTATCAATTACAAAAGGAGCAGCTCCTGAACCTTGAACGCATGGCGGATAAATCGGCCCAACGAATTCTTGATGGCTTGGAAGCTTCAAAAGAAGTTCCGTTCGAGCGGGTACTTTTTGCGCTGGGAATTCGTTTTGTTGGAGAAACAGTAGCCAAAACGCTGGTAAAAAAGCTGCATACAATTGAAAATATTCAGCAGCAAACCAAAGAACAGTTGGTAGAAATTGATGAAATTGGCGACCGCATTGCGGAAAGTGTTGTGGAGTGGTTTTCGAACGAAGAACATTTACAATTTATCGAAAACCTGAAGGAATACGGACTGCAGTTTGCAATCAGCGAAGACCAGCTGGAAGGACAAACCAACAAACTGGAAGGTTTGAGCATTGTTATTTCGGGGACTTTCGAGCAACATTCGCGCGACGAGCTTAAAAAACTGATTGAGCAAAACGGTGGAAAAAATGTGGGCTCTATCTCGAAAAAAACAAGTTATATGCTTGCCGGAAGTAATGTTGGCCCCAGCAAACTTCAAAAAGTTGAAAAGCTGGGTATTCCAATGATCAGCGAGGAAGATTTTCTAAAAATGATCGAATAG
- the dapA gene encoding 4-hydroxy-tetrahydrodipicolinate synthase, translated as MSRYFTGAGVALITPFTANDQVDYKALETIIDNQVKGGMDYLVALGTTAETATLSNDEKAHVVELVKEKANGLPVVVGMGGNDTRTMCNQIDKFNFEGIDGILVVTPYYNKPSQEGMYHHYLEIAKASPVPIILYNVPSRTGINLEATTVGRLAEASDKIVAVKEASGEHSQMTKIGKYTSDDFTVISGDDLLAITIAAIGGKGVISVAANAYPEKISKMMHLALDNDFDGARKIHFELIEMFQLMFREGNPGGIKALMNIQGTIENILRLPLYKISDGLYDEIKQRHELIMR; from the coding sequence ATGAGCCGATATTTCACAGGCGCGGGAGTAGCGCTAATTACTCCGTTTACAGCTAACGATCAGGTTGATTACAAAGCACTTGAAACCATAATCGACAACCAGGTAAAAGGTGGCATGGACTATTTGGTAGCTCTTGGCACCACTGCCGAAACCGCCACACTGAGCAACGACGAAAAAGCACATGTGGTTGAACTGGTAAAGGAAAAAGCCAATGGTTTGCCGGTTGTTGTTGGAATGGGCGGAAATGATACCCGTACCATGTGCAACCAGATCGACAAGTTTAATTTTGAAGGTATCGATGGAATTCTGGTTGTTACACCATACTACAACAAACCTTCGCAGGAAGGTATGTACCACCACTACCTTGAAATTGCAAAAGCCAGTCCGGTTCCAATTATTCTTTACAATGTACCATCGCGTACCGGAATAAACCTTGAAGCAACTACTGTAGGACGTTTGGCGGAAGCATCGGATAAAATTGTAGCGGTTAAAGAAGCGTCGGGAGAACACTCGCAAATGACCAAAATCGGGAAATATACTTCTGATGATTTTACCGTAATTTCGGGCGACGACCTGTTGGCTATTACCATTGCTGCCATTGGCGGAAAAGGAGTGATATCAGTTGCTGCCAACGCTTATCCCGAAAAAATCAGCAAAATGATGCACCTGGCGCTTGACAATGACTTTGACGGAGCACGAAAAATACATTTCGAACTGATTGAGATGTTCCAACTGATGTTCCGCGAAGGTAATCCGGGAGGAATTAAAGCGCTGATGAATATTCAGGGAACCATCGAAAATATCCTTCGTTTGCCGTTATACAAAATCAGCGACGGACTTTACGACGAGATAAAACAGCGTCACGAACTGATAATGCGTTAA
- a CDS encoding UvrD-helicase domain-containing protein, giving the protein MLTVYKASAGSGKTFQLVVEYLKIILNNPYNYKHILAVTFTNKATNEMKRRILEQLHLLAIEKDSPYIEPLQKDNNYTEQFIRQRAKEVLKNILHDYNRFSINTIDSFTQKVIKSFNRELGISPNFTVELDNDLLLQEASDRLLARINDDKDLLKWLRDYSKEKIESNRSQRIDDDIQNLGKELFKESFQVFFPDEGESVYNRKNLNEFGKELRQIIQKFEKGIKDKAQALFNDIFSNGFSVDDFSYKKSGVAGYIQSLANGEIKEPGSRVLTACEDAEKWYSAKHKQAAEIHNLVDTKLQPGLIGLVEFFTSNTTRYNTAQAALRQLRMLGILSDLKEEIKQIQQEKGALQLSDSNLLLSKIIGQSDSPFVYEKIGNYYKYFMLDEFQDTSGLQWKNFRPLLENSLAEGNANLIVGDVKQSIYRWRNSDWSILAEQLDAQFSPQQKQDFTLEKNWRSDKNIIAFNNAIFGELKTAFADYLIGSLENREAYIQKFDHIYSSYQQEAGKTNAEATGFTQINFLPEDDFEKTATEQLVEQVKYLQDQGIKAKDIAILIRKNKEGGPIIEAFLAAAKLEENKKYNLSVLSNESLFLHASKAVLVVISAIELLIDPENKITQATLLHLWQSWLKPGLKTMGIPVQSNNGQSLLDFNDYSDWHLQPGFDEEFNAELTGKLEQVKRKVLLTSLDETITHICSLFGLFNFQSELPFLQTLIDKAGELKISLSNDLSNLLYWWNEKGSNTSVNVNEEISSIRLMTVHKSKGLEFKAVLLPFLDWKTSWSGTTAPLLWCKPISEPFNKFPLLPIQAGKHMETSEFAPMYFEEKMNYYIDTLNLVYVAFTRAASVLIANCPMPKESRNNSGSGKPIHYLLHKALTNQSKQEEFADCFNEEQDRFEFGKIDLQQQDDDDQKAILIKQYNFNDISDKVSLRLNGEDFLMENEQQHSVKNTGKIIHDILSEIVLAEDANAACLQALHDGKVSREEFDEIQTSIQNNLQIPEVKMWFDGSYEVLNERDLLTSDKLLRPDRIMFSGDEAIVVDYKTGERQDKYLYQVKEYAKVLQNSGFSKVTGFLWYLHTGELEKVCELK; this is encoded by the coding sequence ATGCTTACAGTTTACAAAGCTTCTGCCGGATCGGGAAAAACCTTTCAACTGGTTGTTGAGTACCTCAAAATTATCCTGAACAATCCGTACAATTACAAACACATTCTGGCAGTAACTTTTACCAACAAGGCCACCAACGAAATGAAAAGAAGGATTCTCGAGCAGCTGCATTTGCTGGCCATTGAGAAAGACTCGCCATATATAGAACCACTGCAGAAAGACAATAATTACACTGAGCAATTTATTAGGCAACGGGCGAAAGAGGTGCTAAAAAATATACTGCACGACTACAATCGCTTTTCCATAAACACCATCGATTCGTTTACGCAAAAAGTAATCAAATCCTTTAACCGCGAACTGGGAATTTCACCAAATTTTACGGTAGAACTCGATAATGACCTTCTTTTACAGGAAGCTTCCGACCGCTTGCTGGCCCGAATAAACGATGATAAAGACCTGTTAAAATGGTTGCGCGACTATAGTAAAGAAAAAATTGAATCCAACCGCAGCCAACGTATCGACGACGACATACAAAACCTGGGAAAAGAGCTTTTTAAAGAATCGTTCCAGGTATTTTTTCCTGATGAAGGAGAATCGGTTTATAACCGCAAAAACCTGAATGAGTTTGGGAAAGAACTGCGCCAAATTATACAGAAATTTGAAAAAGGAATAAAAGATAAAGCACAGGCTTTATTTAACGACATTTTTAGCAATGGATTTTCGGTTGATGATTTCTCGTATAAAAAATCGGGAGTTGCCGGCTACATTCAATCGCTTGCAAATGGCGAAATAAAAGAACCCGGATCCCGTGTTCTTACAGCATGCGAAGACGCTGAAAAATGGTATTCAGCAAAACACAAACAAGCGGCAGAAATCCATAACCTGGTTGACACAAAACTACAACCGGGACTAATCGGCCTGGTAGAGTTTTTTACTTCCAATACAACAAGGTATAACACGGCTCAGGCTGCACTTCGGCAATTACGAATGTTGGGAATTCTTAGCGACCTGAAAGAGGAAATAAAACAAATTCAGCAGGAAAAAGGGGCCTTGCAACTTTCCGATTCAAACCTTTTGCTAAGTAAAATTATTGGGCAAAGCGATTCGCCTTTTGTATACGAAAAAATTGGGAATTACTACAAATATTTTATGCTCGATGAGTTTCAGGACACCTCGGGTCTGCAGTGGAAAAACTTTAGGCCGCTGCTTGAAAACTCGTTGGCCGAAGGAAATGCCAACCTGATTGTGGGCGATGTAAAGCAATCCATTTACCGCTGGCGTAACAGCGATTGGAGCATTTTGGCCGAGCAGCTGGATGCCCAGTTTTCACCCCAACAAAAACAGGATTTTACATTGGAGAAGAACTGGCGAAGCGACAAAAATATTATTGCTTTTAACAATGCTATTTTTGGCGAACTAAAAACTGCTTTTGCAGATTACCTGATTGGTTCGCTTGAAAACCGGGAGGCTTACATTCAAAAGTTCGATCATATCTATTCGTCGTACCAACAGGAAGCCGGAAAGACAAATGCCGAAGCAACAGGTTTCACACAAATCAACTTTCTTCCGGAAGATGATTTTGAAAAAACAGCTACCGAACAATTGGTTGAGCAGGTAAAATACCTGCAGGATCAGGGAATTAAAGCCAAAGACATTGCTATTTTAATTCGCAAAAACAAAGAGGGCGGCCCGATTATTGAAGCTTTTTTAGCGGCTGCAAAACTCGAAGAGAATAAAAAGTATAACCTTTCGGTACTGTCAAACGAATCGTTGTTTTTGCATGCCTCAAAAGCCGTTCTGGTTGTGATAAGTGCCATCGAACTGCTGATCGATCCGGAAAATAAAATTACGCAAGCGACCTTGCTACATCTGTGGCAAAGCTGGCTAAAACCCGGATTAAAAACGATGGGCATTCCGGTTCAATCAAACAACGGACAAAGCCTGCTAGATTTTAACGATTACTCCGACTGGCACCTTCAGCCCGGTTTTGACGAAGAATTTAATGCGGAATTAACCGGCAAACTCGAACAAGTAAAACGAAAGGTTTTACTCACCTCGCTGGATGAAACTATCACACATATTTGTTCGCTTTTTGGCTTGTTCAATTTTCAATCGGAATTGCCATTTCTGCAAACACTAATTGATAAAGCAGGTGAATTAAAAATATCCTTATCAAACGATTTGTCGAACCTGTTGTACTGGTGGAATGAAAAAGGCAGCAACACATCGGTAAATGTTAACGAAGAGATTAGTTCGATTCGCTTAATGACCGTGCACAAATCAAAAGGACTGGAGTTTAAAGCTGTTCTGCTCCCCTTCCTCGACTGGAAAACCAGCTGGAGCGGAACAACAGCACCGTTACTTTGGTGCAAACCAATTTCTGAGCCATTTAATAAATTTCCTTTACTACCCATTCAGGCTGGCAAACACATGGAAACATCGGAATTTGCACCCATGTATTTCGAGGAAAAAATGAATTATTATATCGACACGCTCAACCTGGTTTATGTAGCTTTTACGCGTGCAGCATCGGTGCTGATCGCCAATTGCCCCATGCCAAAAGAGAGCAGAAATAATTCGGGTTCGGGCAAGCCAATTCATTATTTATTGCATAAAGCGTTGACAAACCAAAGTAAACAGGAAGAGTTTGCCGATTGTTTTAACGAAGAACAAGATCGATTTGAATTTGGCAAAATTGATTTACAACAACAGGATGATGACGACCAGAAAGCCATTCTGATTAAACAATACAACTTTAACGACATTTCGGATAAGGTTAGTTTACGATTGAATGGCGAAGATTTTTTAATGGAGAACGAGCAACAACACTCGGTTAAAAATACGGGAAAAATCATTCACGACATTTTATCTGAAATTGTTTTGGCCGAAGATGCCAATGCTGCTTGTTTACAGGCGCTACACGATGGTAAAGTGTCAAGAGAAGAGTTTGATGAAATTCAAACAAGCATACAAAACAACCTTCAGATACCTGAAGTTAAAATGTGGTTTGATGGTAGTTACGAAGTGCTGAACGAACGCGACCTGCTGACTTCGGACAAATTGCTACGCCCCGACCGGATAATGTTCTCTGGCGACGAAGCGATTGTTGTTGACTATAAAACCGGCGAGCGACAAGACAAGTACCTTTACCAGGTAAAAGAATACGCGAAAGTTTTACAAAACTCCGGTTTTTCGAAGGTAACTGGCTTTTTGTGGTATCTGCACACTGGCGAGTTAGAAAAAGTATGTGAGTTAAAATAA
- a CDS encoding Rieske (2Fe-2S) protein has translation MDRKEFIKKFAYGGSILLTAPVILSACSSDDDDFVPNDPNEPDTDLTIDLSSSTYSDLGTIGGFVYEGNIMIFRTGESTYLAISKICTHQGCTVAYNHTSGDVLCPCHSSRFTTAGAVVSGPATASLKTYSVQKNGDILTIS, from the coding sequence ATGGATAGAAAAGAATTCATCAAAAAGTTTGCTTATGGTGGCAGCATTCTGTTAACTGCGCCTGTAATTTTAAGTGCCTGTTCAAGCGACGATGACGATTTTGTTCCGAACGATCCGAATGAACCCGATACTGATTTAACCATTGACCTAAGCAGTTCAACTTATTCGGATTTAGGAACCATTGGTGGTTTTGTTTACGAAGGAAATATTATGATTTTCCGAACCGGAGAAAGTACCTATCTGGCGATTTCAAAAATATGTACACACCAGGGATGTACTGTAGCCTATAATCATACCAGTGGCGATGTGCTCTGCCCTTGTCATTCATCGCGTTTTACAACCGCCGGAGCTGTTGTTAGCGGACCTGCAACTGCGAGTTTAAAAACATATAGTGTGCAGAAAAACGGTGATATTCTTACAATTAGTTAA